CTTCGCGAGCACAAGGCCGCCTATTTCGGAGCCATCGGCGGCGCTGGCGCGGTGCTTTCGGCCTTCGTCAAGAAGCTCGAGATCGTGGCCTACGCGGACCTGGGCACCGAGGCGATTCGGCGGCTCGAGGTCGAGGGTTTCCCGGCCATTGTCGTCAACGACTGCCACGGCGGCGACCTTTACCAAGACGGCATGAAGCAGTACGCGAGGGAGTGACCATGTCCAAACGGGTCTTCCAGAACCAGCGGGGGGAGGTCATCCCCGGCGCGACGCTGCGCACCGACGCGTGGTGGCTCGAGCCGCTGAGCGTCATCCTCCTCCTGGGCGCCTTCGGCGTGTACGCGACATGGGCGGCGCTGCAGAACGCCCACTACTACGTCGCCCCGTATCTGTCGCCCTTCTATTCGCCCTGCCTCGCGGCCAACTGCCAGCACGTGAGCCTGCCGCTGATCGGCTCGTGGTGGAACCTCTCACCGGCCTTCCTGATCCTGTGGATCCCCGGCGGCTTCCGCGCCACGTGCTACTACTACCGCAAGGCCTACTACCGCTCGTTCTTCGGCTCGCCGCCGGGCTGCGCCGTGCGCGACGTCTCGAAGAGCTACAGCGGCGAGACGCGCTTCCCGTTCATCCTCCAGAACGTCCACCGCTACTTCTTCTGGCTCGGCATCCCGGTCATCGCCTTCCTCTGGTGGGACGCGGTCATGGCTTTCAACTTCAACGGCCGCGTCGGCATGGGTGTGGGCACCCTCGTCCTCATCCTGAACGCGGCGCTGCTGTCGCTGTACACCTTCTCGTGCCACTCCTGCCGCCACCTCTGCGGCGGCGGCCTCAACGTCTTCTCCAAGGCGCCGGCCCGTCACGGGATCTGGCGCGTGGTCAGCCGGCTCAACGAGAAGCACATGCAGATCGCGTGGGTGAGCCTGATCTGGGTGGGCCTGACCGACGTGTACATCCGGCTCCTGTCCATGGGCGTCATCAAAGACGTGAGGTTCTTCTAATGGCCGCCAACGAGACGTACGAGACCCACGAATACGACGTGATCGTGATCGGCGCCGGCGGTGCCGGCCTGCGGGCCGCCATCGAGGCCAGCGCGGCCGGGGTCAAGACGGCGCTCATCTGCAAGTCGCTCCTCGGCAAGGCCCACACCGTCATGGCCGAGGGCGGCATCGCCGCGGCCATGGGCAACGTGTGGAAGGAGGACAACTGGAAGGTCCACTTCCGCGACACCATGCGCGGCGGCAAGATGCTGGCCAACCCGCGCATGGCCCAGCTGCACGCCATGGAGTCGCCCGACCGCGTGCTGGAACTGGAGGAGTGGGGCGCGCTCTTCGACCGCACCAAGGACGGGCTCATCAACCAGCGCGACTTCGGCGGCCACAAGTACGCGCGCCTGGCCCACGTGGGCGACCGGACGGGGCTCGAGCTGATCCGCACGCTCCAGCAACACGCGGTGCACAAGGGCATCGACGTGCACATGGAGTGCAACCTCCAGCGCCTGCTCAAGGACGGCGACCGGATCTGCGGAGCCTTCGGCTACTGGCGGCGCACCGGTGCGTTCGTGCTGTTCAAGGCCAAGGCCGTTGTGCTGGCCACGGGTGGGATCGGCAAGTCCTGGAAGTTCACGACCAACTCCTGGGAGAGCGTCGGGGATGGCATCGCGCTGGCGCTGGACGCGGGCGCCGACCTCATCGACATGGAGTGCGTCCAGTTCCATCCGACAGGGATGGTCTGGCCGACCAGCGTGCGCGGACTCCTCGTGACGGAGGGCGTGCGCGGCGACGGCGGCACGCTCAAGAACGCCGAGGGCGCGCGCTTCATGTTCAACTACATCCCCGAGTACTTCAAGAATGAGACCGCCGACAATGAGCGGGAGGCCGACGCCTGGTACGAGAACAAGACCAACCGCCGCACCCCCGACCTTCTGCCGCGGGACGAGGTCGCCCGGGCCATCCACGCCGAGGTCAAGGCCGGCCGCGGCAGCCCCCACGGCGGCGTGTTCCTCGACATCGCCTCCCGGCGGTCGCCGGAGTACATCCGCCGCCGGCTGCCCTCCATGTACCACCAGTTCAAGGAGCTGGCCGACGTGGACATCACGAAGGAGCCCATGGAGGTCGGTCCGGTCTGCCACTACATGAATGGCGGCATCCGGGTGGACGCGGAGACCACCGCGACCGCCGTGCCCGGGCTCTTCGCGGCGGGCGAGGTCGCGGGCGGCCTGCACGGCGCCAATCGGCTCGGCGGCAACTCGCTTTCGGACCTTGTCGTCTTCGGCCGCCGCGCGGGCCTCTACGCCGCGGAGTACGTCAAATCCTTCCGGGGGACGCTCCACGTGGACGCCGGGCAGGTGGAGGCCGCCTCCCGGGCCCTGCTCGCGCCCTTCCAGCACGCGGGCAACGAGAATCCCTACGCGATCCACGCCGATCTGCAGGAGTGCATGCAGTCGCTGGTCGGTATCATCCGCACCGAGGGTGAGCTCAAGAAGGCGCTCGACCAGCTGGCCGTGTTCAAGCAGCGCCTCGGGCGGGTCCGCGCCGACGCCGGGCGCGAGTTCAACCCCGCCTGGCATCTGGCCCTCGATCTCCACTCCATGCTCTCGGTGTCGGAAGCCGTCGCCCTGGGGGCGCTCGAGCGCAAGGAGAGCCGCGGTGGCCATACCCGCGACGATTACCCGAGGGCGGACGACCGCTTCGGCAAGATCAACATGGTGGCGCGGCGGAGGAACGGGCAGATCAGCATCGCCCAGGAGCCCCTGCCCCAGATGCCGGACGACCTCACGCAGCTCCTCCAGGAGAAGAAATAATGGCCGCAACCGGAGTGACCATGCGCGTGTGGCGGGGTGACCCGAGAGGCGGTGCCTTCAAGGAGTACCGGGTCGAGGCCCAGGAAGGCATGGTCGTGCTGGACGTGGTCCACACGCTCCAGGCGACCCAGGCCGGGGATCTGGCCGTCCGGTGGAACTGCAAGGCCGGCAAGTGCGGCTCGTGCAGCGCCGAGATCAACGGCAAGCCGCGGCTCATGTGCATGACGCGCATGAACACCTTCGAGCCCGGCGAGACCATCACGGTGGCGCCCATCAAGGCCTTCCCGCTGATCCGGGACCTCGTGACGGACGTCTCGTTCAACTACGAGAAGGCCAAGCAGATCCCC
The Candidatus Rokuibacteriota bacterium DNA segment above includes these coding regions:
- a CDS encoding fumarate reductase/succinate dehydrogenase flavoprotein subunit, whose product is MAANETYETHEYDVIVIGAGGAGLRAAIEASAAGVKTALICKSLLGKAHTVMAEGGIAAAMGNVWKEDNWKVHFRDTMRGGKMLANPRMAQLHAMESPDRVLELEEWGALFDRTKDGLINQRDFGGHKYARLAHVGDRTGLELIRTLQQHAVHKGIDVHMECNLQRLLKDGDRICGAFGYWRRTGAFVLFKAKAVVLATGGIGKSWKFTTNSWESVGDGIALALDAGADLIDMECVQFHPTGMVWPTSVRGLLVTEGVRGDGGTLKNAEGARFMFNYIPEYFKNETADNEREADAWYENKTNRRTPDLLPRDEVARAIHAEVKAGRGSPHGGVFLDIASRRSPEYIRRRLPSMYHQFKELADVDITKEPMEVGPVCHYMNGGIRVDAETTATAVPGLFAAGEVAGGLHGANRLGGNSLSDLVVFGRRAGLYAAEYVKSFRGTLHVDAGQVEAASRALLAPFQHAGNENPYAIHADLQECMQSLVGIIRTEGELKKALDQLAVFKQRLGRVRADAGREFNPAWHLALDLHSMLSVSEAVALGALERKESRGGHTRDDYPRADDRFGKINMVARRRNGQISIAQEPLPQMPDDLTQLLQEKK
- a CDS encoding succinate dehydrogenase, coding for MSKRVFQNQRGEVIPGATLRTDAWWLEPLSVILLLGAFGVYATWAALQNAHYYVAPYLSPFYSPCLAANCQHVSLPLIGSWWNLSPAFLILWIPGGFRATCYYYRKAYYRSFFGSPPGCAVRDVSKSYSGETRFPFILQNVHRYFFWLGIPVIAFLWWDAVMAFNFNGRVGMGVGTLVLILNAALLSLYTFSCHSCRHLCGGGLNVFSKAPARHGIWRVVSRLNEKHMQIAWVSLIWVGLTDVYIRLLSMGVIKDVRFF